tttcatgtctgcagggctctaataatgttgaaaaacagatttacaaagtcagaaacaggttttctatgctctaagtacaaaaatgttccatttattaagacTGAAtccaattcatttatcacggtcgggtctggatccAATTATCCACTATAAACGAGGGCCgtctgtatattatatatttattactaAATATACATAATCACCCGTGTCATTCTTTCTCCTTGTTTCCCCCCTTCTATGCTAATAGGATCACTgctaaaggtcccatattacagTACTTTCCACCTAGATAATATTGTATTCaggccaaaatctagccttgatgcttgAATTTagaaaaagtgcttttagtaagccctactggcaAAACATCATCCTGTGTGTtggtagctttaatgctaatcagCTGTGTTTCTCCAAGAAGTCATTATCCACTTTTTATATATGCagtgtaactctgcacttgtcacttgtacaacaacgtaacattaagtggtgggacaggaggacacacatGTTAGCAACAGTAGCACAGCtacgtgagctacagtgctaatattacactcacattgtaacagcagcatcatgctaggttagcctccCACGTCTGCAGCTGACTGTGGAACAGTTGGCAGAGCTTTGGAGCAAGCATGTTGGAACAAACCTTCCTATTCCATACCAAATAGTTGCTTGCTAAACATCCAGAGCCAGGAGAGCTGTAATTCACTTTACTTGACTCCTTGGCTTACCCAAAAAGCAGCACCtatcaaaacacacaaattcAGATCATATTAAAATGTGGAGCCTTACCGGCCACCATCTTGTCAGCAAATTCCCTGGGCAGTGTTAAAGATAACCTTATGTTGGCAATGGGTACCTGTTTGAGTTGGCTCTGGTAACTGCACAGTGTTGTGTGCGTCAGTGTTATATGCTCTGGGAACCTACTAAACATCAGTTTGGTTCCACCCCATCTGCATTTGTCCAGCCTGCTTGGCGTCTGGTGTGTTTCGCTGCATTTCTTAAATACTACCagcattactactactactaataataatagtaatacatcacaTTTCTATAGTGCTTTTCTACATTCCCAAGGAACTATAAgattagaaaaaaacaacaataaaataaatacaaaatcatGATAAAGAAGGCCCAGTCTGACACCatgtataatttaaaaaatatatattttttaaattaagtagCAATGTTTGTCTGTGGAAAAATTccacaaaattattatttaacatttttattgaattaatagtaacttcattattattttaaaaaattaaaaatcacagttttagacaataatgtctgtgtgtttagacattttcagtggatagtaaatctatacaagctgcacactgactaccctaaagtatatccaagtttactttttgGAGTGGACAGCATTGAACCAAGGCAGGTGTTGCCTTCAGGTGTTTTACGTACATTTGCACACGAACAAAGttgccaaataaataaaaacttgcCAAGGCAAGAACCTGCTCAGTCAATGGAGACACTCGTAGGACAGTTAAGAAGCCAGCTGTAATTTATCGCCCCACCGCCTTTGAAAACGTCGGGGAGCTGAGAGGCGGTGGCACCACTTTTTGGTGCTACAGCTGTTTTTACTGTCACGGGCCGTAAAGATGGGCGAGGAAGGATGAGAGAATGGGAGACAGGAGAAACAACTTCTGGACAAGTAAGggtcatgtttgtgtgttttgaggagttgggggcgggggggtcacAGCTTTAAAGTGGCAAAAGGCAACCCTCAGTCAAACTGTAAACATTGTCACCTTTCTATAGTATCCTTTTTTATCACTCTATTGTTGCTTTTCTACACTCTCAAGTCACATGAACCTGATTATAAATCCTGTCACGTTAAGGGAAAGTGTTACAAACCCCCAGGCCCCCATCGCTGACCTCCGCCATGGATTTAACACTTCGAAAGTCTCCAAGAAGTCAGCTTTTCTTcagcaaaatagaaataacttaaataatatatatttaacaaaTTCTACATAAATGATCCCCAattacacaatatatatatatacaaatatatatattgtaataaaCATTACTAAATACATAATGTATACAAAACAGATGGAAAAATactacaattaattaattaaaaacttcgTACTATGCATAAGCTCgagaaatttgaaaaaaattgctttacaattaaaatcacaaaattTTCAGTGTTGACTAtcactttttaaattatatttcatatttatttataagaagagtcaacgttttttttaattttcaaatctATTTTTGGTGCGGATTcttatggacaaaagtatacATTCATATCGGGGCTGACAAATGATGACCATttctaatcagattaatcacagtcttcaaattaattaatcatcatcatttgctactgtctgaaatatgccaatttttactgtgttctattgaaagaaagataaatgacaggacaggattataaaTTCAGTACTTGTATGTCTTAACTGCTCCAAACGAACTGAAGAATGAAATCCAGCTAAAACCGCACAAGTCTGAAAATCCATTTACCGTACGTATAGTGTCTTTCACAGTAGCAGGGCATCTGGATCACACTTCAACCGTCTTGATATGAACAATGAAGGgctgtgttcaaagacaccacgtagcTGAAGTTGAATTTACGTTTTGAGTACACGCACACGCAAATGGCGGTAACGATATCCACATATTGTTCCTGTCTCGTTTggtttgtgaatgcacctcgagaATGAGGAATTGTTGTTCGCAGGATGAACGGCGagctgtgtttgtgagttggaaatacgtagtcatggaaaaagtgatgagaccacccttgtttcttcagcgtATTGATGCATTTGAACGTCTGGTACAAGTAAAGGTGCGTTTGTTTGGAcgaatataatgatgataacaaatacagctcataagagttgaattttagaGCTGGTATCcggcaacttccatggttttcttgatcataaatgactagctatagcattgtactgccaaaaaatggaactcttatgagctatttttgttgtcatttgttatatttgtccaagcaaaggtacctttagttgtgtcaagcattcaaatgaacaagaaactgaagaaacaagggtgctctcttCATCTCTCCATGACTGTATTGCAggaactgcactgctgttgatgtgttcaggtgagcacgaagttctaaaagagcgtcaggctctgtggggacgctacactgtCGTCAAACAGAGTGcatcatttgacatttttacataattCATTTGGTAATTAAATCTGTTACCGCTGTTATTTTCGACAGCCCTAATTcatataaaataaagacaaaatatataaaGAAAGTTAGAACAAACGTAaaacctaaaaataaaaatagaatccATGAAAAAGTCTATGTTGATATATCAAACACAGCAAACCAACacaataaatcacattttttgaaaatatttgttttttattccaCATGAAAATGTCACATTAGTCATATTTATCAAATTGTTTTTATATAATCTATGTATTTACATATCATACACTTGTCTTACTTAcacatgtacaaaaaaaagtaggtaacaagtttttctttctttagtttttgtgttgttttcttttaaaaaccaTGACTACAGTGGTAGTCGTTCGTGTTGTGCTCTGTTGTTCACGCCAgcctgttgggagatgatgctgctTAGTTCAAAGTCAACCATCCAAACAGCGGGGATAGCTTATAGGcttttttttatgcttaaacATCAGCTGACACAGGAGGGCGCGAGCCAACATACAGAGAAGGCCAGCCTCTccgtgaaaaaaacacaagtcagtgTTTGCTTTTGGCAGAAATACATTTTGTCTTAAGACAACTCCcactatcacacacacacacacacacgcacgcacgtctGCCTCTCATGTAGCACACACTCatgttgttatatacagtaaacCTCCCAAATGTCATAAATTATCTTCACATCATGTACAATACGTTTTTGATGTGTTTGTTTCTGTGTGTAGTGCTACTGTATTGATGGTTGTTGCCATGACCACAGCCTCCACGTCTGCtacatttaggaaaaaaaaagtaatcactCAGGACGTCAATGCcacattacaataataataacaacacacaaGTAGTACACAACACTGGTGGGTGGGTTTAGTGTACAAGATGGAGAGATCAATCTTTGGCTCAAAAAGGGGTGATAGACTCCTTTCAGGTTTATTTTGTCCAGTTCTTGATTGTTCATCAGGCAGGTTCCGCTGCAGGTTGTCCAAAAAAATCAGAGCAAAGAAGTGTCTCTCAAGCGAGTCCGTCTGTTCTCCGCCCTGCGGCCGGCGCTGGGcgagcttttttttcctttttgagtCTAGTGGTTTGGTCCCCACAGACCGTCTTCATTGTACTccctgaaataaaataaaactgcagTTCTGGCCTGCTCGCTCagtgcagcaacagcagcaatgAGAAAGGGACGAGCAATGACAGGATGGAGAGCGATGACGCCGTCACCGCCGAGTTGGTCCGCACGCTCTTCTGGACCTCGGGAAGGCTGACCACTGGGTCGTCTGCTGGAAGACGGAAAGAAGAGCAGGATGTTTGCGTCACTCGCTGTTTTTCCTTCTTTCCACCAAGCAGCAAATGATGGGTGCAGTACTTGCTGCAACCAGCTGAGCAAAAAATGGGATGCTCAGTTTTAtcccatttttttctgaacaaaaatCTGGCTAGCTCCTCCTTTCAGCTAGCCCACAATGAAATTGGATTATTGGGGCTTTAATAATACATGTAAACACCTGAAGTGCTCCTCCGCTTGACCAGTTAGAAGACAAACAGTGCTCGTGGGAAAACGTGTCCTGGTATGTTTTAAACAGAAGGCAGTGGAAGTTAGCACTGTTTGAGACTAACTACGCAAAATGAGCATGTTTCCGTGCGTGGTAATGGGTTCACCGTAAAAGCCAATTTGCTAAAGAACCTGAGCGAGGGCATGTCGCCACCTAGTGTTGCGGAGTTAAGGTGCAAGCTTAAAAAGTCAACCGAGAGCTTGTTTTCGTGCTTTTGAACTCTTTTGAGAGTAAAACCAAGCAGCTTGGCGTGTTTTTACTCTCCAGTGCCGCTGCCAGGATTGCCCTAAATTTGCGAGGTAACGACAACGGGGTCACAGGGTTGGTCTACATACCTGCCGGCAGTCTGTTGGACGGGTTGTGAACGCCACCCCCAGCTCCGACTGCAGCCCCACCCGTGCCTCCTTTGGCCACTCTGGCCTCCTGAGAGCCtgggagcaaaaaaaacaaaagccatCAATTATCCCATTTGGGTGGTGCGAGGCTGGACTGTTATTAGGTGACTGAGGGTGTTAAAGCTCACCGTCGGCCGCTACGACGTCCACCCTGAGTCGCAGGCACTCTTGTCCGTGGTGGTGCAAAGGTTTAGCTAAGAGGGGGGAAAAACACATGTGTTAAAACTAATGCACTTATCCTCTTCTAGCCTCTTAATCCATCTTCATGCATGCGTGCATAccccacacagacacacacactcagtgttGGCAGCAGACAAAGCTTTAGGGAGCCATCTGTGACCAGGCGGAGTGCGTCTTGTCCTGCCGCTTATCTAATTACAGCCGTGGTCAGGGTGACAAGCTAGCTTGATGCGTGCGGTTACACTCGGGCGACACAAGTATGCACAAAGTCAGCCACCACCCCAACTCGGGGCTCATTTTAAGCTTAGCACGTCACCAAAAAGTGGTAATGCTTTTCCTGTGCAAATACAGCACATCCAAAATCAACAAATGAAGGCTTTCAGAGAGAAGACATGAAAGTTTTGAATGGCCCGGTCAGAACCCAGACCCAAATCCAGGGTAAATCCTGTGGGGTGCCCTCGCCATCTCACAGAAGAGGGGGCAAATACTGTCTACACGTGGGACGGTGATGGACTCCTTGccaaaaaaaactgaatgttGTAATTACTGAtgcaaaattttttttatttcttttatttgtacTATAGCAATACAAAAgtaatgtttttccattttaattttttattaaattaattaattttatgattttaaatattaatatttaccagatttaaaaaatatatctaattagaattttaattaattaaattaaaaaaattcagttataatatgtaaaaaatattgtccatgtaattattaatttaagGGTGAGCTCACTGATTCATCTATTTGTAATTTAATActtttatatattatacattttaaatgttactgtatcaatatttaattaaaaaaagtctGTTGAATTGTAGCGGTGATGTCATTGAGAAACATAGcacattatgttttttaaaaatggatttACTGTCTCATGTTTTTCATACGCAGGGTGTTAGTGGTGGCAAtatgtgtgatgataaccatagaactagAAATTGAACTTATTTGGAGTACAATATGAGCATTACATTTCATATTATTCACAAAGAGAAATTGCTTTTATTTCAAGTATAGCCGATGCTAAATGGCGTGTCGCTATAAGCTTTGACCAGAAAAAAATGGCACCTTTTTACGGCCAATGTGTCCATTAGGGGGCTCCAAAGGGTGAATACTTTTAGTTTATTCTAGTTTTATTGTACAGTAGTGCACTTCTCTTTATACTTATGACAGTTGCAACACTTACAGATGTAATAGTAGCTTTCTCCCTGGCGGAACTCCTTCCCGAGAGTGAAAGGTGTAAACCGCTGGAACTTTTCGGAGAACTTCTCGGCCCCGTGCGGCGCGAACGGGTGCCCGCACTCCCAGCGCATCTGGTCGTACGACTGCGGCTTGCACGACTCGTAGTCCTCCTGCTCCACCATGTAGAGCACGTAGCGCTCGGCGTCCAGCAGCGGCACCTCGCCCTGCGGGTAATGCGGGCACACGATGTCCAGGTAGTCGTTGAGCCTCACCTCCACGGAGTAGTCGTCCCACAGAAACCTGAAGAGAGGCGGAAGGAGACATTTGATAAATAAAAGCGGCATAATGTGTGATTGTATATCGATCGAGTCCCAGAGGGAAATCAGGCGGACATGAATATGGATGCAGGCTGGAAGGATGCTGTTGCTCGAGTGCGAACTCCCTCGGGATTGGAGAGACGTTTACTGAGAAACATTAGCCTGTTAGCTCATCGAGATTAGGAGATGAGTATCGACATCTGCAGGGAGATGAGGCaacatgaaatgtaaaaagtattgggacatctATCCATGTGGGACCTGGCTCTGCTCCAATCTTGATTCCAGTTCATTTGACAGGCATGCGAAAGAAAACACTAGGATGCTCCAtgtcaatgacatttgtggcactCCATGGGTCggggtcaaaatgctttgaaagacatgctagcatacacggAATACACATATTCTCAAAAGCTTTATCATCGTTAGACAGTCAATCACTTCTGAGCAATTAGTTGCTAACTCCCAACGTTTTCCAACCAATCTTGTTCCGATTTTACAGGCATGTGCTTGTCAGCCCCCTAatggtgtgtaccaaatttcgtgGCGATTGAGCAAAAACACTGTAGCGCTGTGTGAGAAATCTCAAGTCAATCCAACTTGGGGTTTAACATCAGCGCCATCATGCCGCGTATTTGTAagaaaagtaatagcacaggcaacacggaGGGGGTGCATGTTTGGACACATTTGCACCCTTTTGCGTGCTACGGTTGGGGAGTAGAAGAGTTTTATGTCTATGAAGTGCATTGTTTAACCCTTCCGCAGTCCCTGTCATTCCAAATAAAGAGTGCGGGAAGACAAGAAGAGACAGCCAGACTGCCTCCTGTGACTCCCTCCACCCACTTTACGATGTAAACTAATCTTTCTCCCTCCTGTCTTGGACCCGGGTCAAAGAGGAGTACCtgctttacaaaaaaacccTTGAAAGGCGATGCCATTTTTGGCTAACTGGTGTAAGATTTGCCTTGGCTTCCTGCAAAGATATGATGTGTGTTTATCTGAGTGGATTTGTCACTTGAAGGTATTTGGGGTTTCCTCCTTCCTGGTCTTGACTAAGTGACTGCTCCTCTCCCACGGCCAGTCATCTCTCAGCACCACAGAGCTGCACACACGCTTCCCAGTAAGTCCCATCTATCAACAACCCCAAGCAGTAGCTACTAGTATTTGCACACAATGaagcctcacacacacatacacacacctccTCCAGAGCGATGCCTATCAGTTTACGTCTCCTACTGTACTGGATCACTAGGGGGTCCCCGAGGGTGGAGGAATTGGACAGACTTAAATATTTACACAACACGCGCCGGGCGGGAATGTGTGTCCAATATTGGGTTTTGTTGCTCTTGCAATGAATACGTGCACGTCCACGTCAGTCGGCTTGTCAGCGTGCAGGCTGCATGACTCGCCGTGTTATTTAATCACAGCTTTAGATCTTTAAGAGCTTTTTGAGCCGCCCGGTCAGTTTTTATTGGGTTGCTGATTGTCAAGCGTAATTCCTGTTGTATTAAATGAAAGCATGTTGCATGCGCTGCACTAGAGATGGGAATTTGACTACATTTCTTTGATTTAATAGTACTATGATATAATCTAAGAGCGGAATACTATCACACAAAAGATTTTTCTGTGATTAAACAGATCAATGCGGTCTACAGAACACCCACTGTAACCTTAGCGGCATTTAATCGACTGGCCGCAGATTTTGGAACCCGCTTTTTGGGGCCTGACAAGCAcgcgtgtgtaaaatttgagcaagattggctgGAGAACATGGCCgctatcaagcaaaacatcttagTGCACTTAGCAACTCAtcgtccataagtcattgagcatttgccTGATGATCATACAACTTGGAGGATCTCTACAGTATGTTACGTGTATGCTAGCATATAGGACGGAGCGCTTTGAGCACCACCCACAGGCGGTGCAGCAAACGTCCTTTACATCCAGAAGTAAAGGACTGTTCATCTATTAGTTAGCGGGCTGCTTCCTGGTTCAGGGAGGATGACATGAACGATTCATCTATCTGCACcgttatccagatcctcaccaaaatgaaATGAGTTCCTGCTCGGTGCATCCACCACCCCTTACATAATGATGTGGAACTCTGTTTTGCAGTTTTTGCATAATCTGCCCTTtgaatgactttttccccacctAAAAATGACTGCTGAGAGACTACAACCATTTTGTGATAACACATTACATGTTTGTGGTCTAAAAGCGACACCTCTACATGATCTTGGGGTGAAAAGGGGTGgcccttttaaaaaatgtgtattttcatgTTTTCCCCCAAAGTAACAGCAAGCATCTGTGCCCATGTGACAAGGTCCAGATGCATGACGAACGATCAAAGTGTGCACGGGTCCTGTGCCTCGttagctgctgtttttgtttgctgCCAGGGGTCTCCCAAGGGGTGCCCCCTTGGTGGACAAGCACAGACGGCATGGCTCCAAACCAGCCGGGCTCCCGACGTGCTTCGTTCGAGCTGCTTGACTGCGCTGCCTTCATGCCGATGATCAGATTAGCCCCTTCGACCGGACCGCGTTGTAGTTGATGATAGTCTGGCCCTGCAAACTTGGAAGCGGTGCTGTAATGACCATTTTGTTATGGTCGGGTCTGCTCGGCGCTTATCTGCCGCCACGCTCTGTTTACCAGATTGGCGGCGGAGTGTTGTGACCGCTGCCACTTTCAATTCCAGTGGAATCGATAACACTATTGAACAAACAGTGTTGTCTGCTCTCGCCTGACAAGGTTATCATCTCCCTGCAAatatacaacacacacaaacaaatccCCCCCACCACTCTGCTTTTCAGTCCTGATTTCCAGTAATATGGTCCCAATGTGTTCATCAGAAGGGTGGTgcaattaaaacacaaaaaagggcatTCAAGTTGCCCTGGAGGGGAGTAATTATGCCCTCTTGCTCACCACTTCCCAGCCCCTTAAGGGTGAGTGTTTTGTAGAGAGCGGCCGGGGGGGGGGTCAAAGGGCTTAAGTTTGGGAAAGGCTTTTGAAGTTGTCCCCAGCGGGACCTTCTGTGTGTGAGTGCTACAGTTATCAATGCCACTGTTTCATACGCTGACTCACTTAGGGCACAATACACACACTGAGGAGGCTAgcgagcccctcccccctcCTCTTTATTAACGACAAATACGTTTAATTAGCCGGCTGCCTTTTGTTCCCCTCTAACACCTCGCCATTGAAGCTCCACATCATCAGCTTAATTAACTGATCGGGGTAGCGCACTTCAAAAGGGGAGGCTTAGCTTTTGTCAAAGGGTTTAAGCTAACAAATGTAAAGCCACTCCGCGCGGGGGAATCTGGAGGGGGGGTGTTTTTCCACCACGATAAGTTGCATAATAAGGCGGAAGAAATGTCAGGTGGTCAAGTGTGCGTAAGCCGCAGCATGAATTTGGTGGACGGAAGCAAGGCCTCTGTTCCTCCTCCGCGAGGAAGGAATTTCTGATTTACTGGATCCTCTACAGGAGCGAGGGAAAGTCTAATCTCTCTTCTTTAATCTCACCGGCCAGCTTTTTGCTTTCTTCTCTCGCCTCCACTCCGctcttttcatccatccatcacactCTCGTCTGACTTGCGTGGATCAAAAGGTCGAACAACCGCCGAGTCAGCACTGGAGAAATTCATACAAGACGGAAGTTTATGGATGGATCGATTCTTGAGTTTAGGAATCCATAAGAGCGCGAAGGCCGTGTGAAGGCCACCGAGCACACAAACATGATTGTTTTCATCCTGGCGGTTACACTTGCCACTAATGTGATTTAAAAGGTGACCGGCCTGCATTGTGGATGAGTGAACCCGGAATGTAGGTGGTGGGGGGGACCACCTAATCGTCTCATCCAAGCCTGGATTACTGGCTGGAGCAGAAGCCAGGCTCAGCCCATTGAACAGCACCAGACCCTGCTTAATGCTGAGGGAGGGGGCTTAGAGTGGACCAGGGAGGCCCAAAGGGGGGACAGGAGGGCAAGGGGTGGGAAAGGCAGGGCGGTGCTTTTATCTATCGTGAATGTACACTACTTCACAGTGGAGGTTGTGTAGAAAATGACAACAACCAAGTAAAACAACAGAACAAAGCTGCAAAGAACTTGGTAAGACGTGGTAATGTACATGCCAGACCACTAGTTGGCAGTGCCTTGTTTGTAGGGGAACACTAAAAAGGCTACATTTGTGACTTAGTACAAAACAGGAAAGGGTTTTCTTGACATTTTGTGCAAGTTTCACTTCacatacaaatgacaaattgaTCCTCAATCACGCcaacctgcaaaaaaaatggacaaaaacgcTGTAATTtacatgccaggccactagttggcgtTCTCCACATAAGGAAACACTAAAAAGGTGTATTTGTTAAAAGCAGGAGCGTTACCGAGCATAAAGTACTTATAAAACGCTGTAATTTAaatgccaggccactagttggcgtTCTCCACGTAAGGAAACACTAAAAAGGGTGTGTTTGTTAAAAGCAGGAGCGTTAGCCAGCATAAAGATCTTATAAAACGCTGTAATTTAaatgccaggccactagttggcgtTCTCCACGTAAGGAAACACTAAAAAGGGTGTGTTTGTTAAAAGCAGGAGCGTTAGCCAGCATAAAGATCTTATAAAACGCTGTAATTTAaatgccaggccactagttggcgtTCTCCACGTAAGGAAACACTAAAAAGGGTGTGTTTGTTAAAAGCAGGAGCGTTAGCCAGCATAAAGATCTTATAAAACGCTGTAATTTAaatgccaggccactagttggcgtTCTCCACGTAAGGAAACACTAAAAAGGGTGTGTTTGTTAAAAGCAGGAGCGTTACCGAGCATAAAGTACTTATAAAACGCTGTAATTTAaatgccaggccactagttggcgtTCTCCACGTAAGGAAACACTAAAAAGGGTGTGTTTGTTAAAAGCAGGAGCGTTAGCCAGCATAAAGATCTTATAAAACGCTGTAATTTAaatgccaggccactagtttGTTTCAGTAAACAAGCATCCAAAAGAGATTGTTTTTGATCAATTTTGAGTTGTGTTAACAGCCCCTGCGATAGTTATTTATCGGACACAGGGGGGCGGTTTATTTGAGGATCTAATCGCTGTAAAGGACGTGACATATGAGAGAAAAAGTAGAGCTGTCCTGAAGGCCGTCGCTGTTTAATGTTCCTGGTCTCCATCCATCAATGCCACTCATCTCCTCCCACTCGCTGTCCTGCTTTCATCACTCAATAAGCACACCAGATCCCCCCAACTTGTCTCAACTCACCCCCCACGCCAGACCTGCTGAGCCAATCACAACCCGACCCGGCTGGTATTccaaaaatgcaactttctTCTGCCCACTGTTTGCAAAGGCGAGCCAACAATGTGACGTGGGCCTGACTATGCCTGGTTGCCATGGGAACCAATATGCTCTTTTGACTTCCTCTTTTAACATAATATTCCACTCTTTGTGCAACTTCCTGCGATCAATTTCAATCCAGCTTCACTCTGCCTGTCGTTCCACCTTTGCCTGATAGGATCATCAGTCATTCCGTCCGCGAGTCGGGCCCATATAGGCGAGCTCACTCTGCAGACAAAGCTTCAGGGACGGCAGAAAAATAATTGGCTGATTCTACAGGATCTAAAGGAAGCTTAGATGAATACGCACCCTCTCTCCAACTGTGTCACAGTCCCCCGAGACATTTGTAGCGGAAAGGTCAGCGCCGACATCACATTGCTCAGGAAGCAAATATATCGATTTGGCCGGGTCGATTCGCACGAGATAAAACTTGCTCACTGCTGCTCTCCACAAACACAGACCAAGCTTGCGGCACTGTGATGTTCATGGAGAGGTATTTAAGGTACTACGTTGGTGTTTGACCCCATCAGTCGGATTGACTTTGATTAAATGCCTCACACAGCTCAGTGCGCTCATgtctgtcaaatttgagcaagattggttgaaaaacatggtcgCCATCAACCAAAACGTCCTTGCATGGACACGGGCAGACTTAGCATCAAATTGGCCATAAGTCATtcaccatttgtctaatgattatgaAACTTTGAGGGTATCTGTATTACACGTATGCTagtatgtcttccaaagcatttaccacagggtgtccacatttttggcACCACTGAAAGGTTGTGGCATGGTCTAAGGAagaatacatgtacatacaaaaaggatccttggtggaggtctaggCTTCACTTACACTGGAACGAAAATGCAGCCTGAGTTGCTCCGACTTCCAGATGGCAATGATACAATTTGCCTCTGGAGGCTAGCAGCTCTTTGGGTGTCAcgtttacacaatacacaaaaCAATGCCTGTCTTTTTATTTACGCAACAAAACAAGATAATATCTGAGCCCGTCTGGCTAATTTCAGATTAGTACCACAATCATACGGCTGTTTACAAACTGGGGACCCTTCTTGTGCTCCTTTCTCTGTGGGATCGACCCGTGGTCAAAGCTGAGGGGAAGTCTGGTGTCTAGATAAGGAAGAGACAAGAGGATGGGCGAGCAGACACCCAAATAGAGACAAGACAGATGTCAAAGGCGGATTCCAGATCaggctgggaaaaaaaacattaaagtcTATGAATCACGGCTAATCTGCTTATTCCCTGAATGCCGGGTTTAAACTACTTGGGAAATTGTTGCTCGACTTTTATGGACTTGCCAAATGTGTGAGAACACTAT
The DNA window shown above is from Dunckerocampus dactyliophorus isolate RoL2022-P2 chromosome 20, RoL_Ddac_1.1, whole genome shotgun sequence and carries:
- the efna1a gene encoding ephrin-A1a → MDLVWIVGCLVSLCAWFASAERHSVFWNSTNPKFLWDDYSVEVRLNDYLDIVCPHYPQGEVPLLDAERYVLYMVEQEDYESCKPQSYDQMRWECGHPFAPHGAEKFSEKFQRFTPFTLGKEFRQGESYYYISKPLHHHGQECLRLRVDVVAADGSQEARVAKGGTGGAAVGAGGGVHNPSNRLPAADDPVVSLPEVQKSVRTNSAVTASSLSILSLLVPFSLLLLLH